One segment of Desulfobacterales bacterium DNA contains the following:
- a CDS encoding RnfABCDGE type electron transport complex subunit D, whose amino-acid sequence MFNQKKFIVSHAPFWHDESKVSVRYYNILIATLPAVIFGIIQYGMPAVAVVSLSVSSAIFWELLMNRLTKRPITITDGNAALIGMLFAMLLPATSPWWLVVTGTFVAIVIGKHIYGGIGANPFNPVMVGIAILTLSWKGFLNFDQALLNYDLGYSMVYPLAALKNFGTVAIGAFSPGDLLLGRQSGGIGATFGLGLIIGGIYLMLRGFIRWEISVSFLAGVFITALIFHLFDGARFGGPVFHILTGYTLIGAIFLATEDSSSPANLIPMFIYGAGGGILTMLIRNIGIFHDGVVFAILIMNILNPLLDKIRPKAIGKVV is encoded by the coding sequence ATGTTTAACCAGAAGAAATTCATCGTATCCCATGCACCCTTCTGGCACGATGAAAGCAAGGTTTCTGTTCGCTATTATAACATTTTAATAGCGACCCTGCCGGCCGTCATCTTCGGCATCATACAGTATGGCATGCCGGCAGTGGCAGTGGTCTCGCTGTCCGTTTCCTCTGCGATCTTCTGGGAACTGCTGATGAACCGTTTGACCAAACGCCCCATCACCATCACAGACGGCAATGCAGCGCTTATCGGCATGTTATTTGCCATGCTGCTGCCGGCAACCTCCCCCTGGTGGCTGGTGGTCACCGGCACCTTTGTGGCGATCGTCATCGGCAAGCACATCTATGGCGGTATCGGCGCCAACCCCTTTAACCCGGTCATGGTGGGAATCGCCATACTGACCCTCTCCTGGAAGGGTTTTTTGAATTTTGACCAGGCCCTGCTCAATTATGACCTTGGTTATAGTATGGTTTACCCCCTGGCCGCACTTAAAAATTTCGGGACGGTTGCAATCGGGGCTTTCAGCCCGGGAGACCTTTTACTGGGCCGCCAGTCCGGCGGAATCGGCGCAACTTTTGGACTGGGTCTTATCATCGGGGGCATCTATCTGATGCTGAGAGGTTTTATCCGCTGGGAAATATCGGTATCGTTCCTGGCCGGCGTGTTCATCACCGCCCTGATATTTCACCTGTTTGACGGCGCCCGCTTTGGCGGACCCGTTTTTCACATTCTGACCGGCTATACCCTCATCGGCGCTATATTTCTGGCCACCGAAGATTCGTCCTCTCCGGCGAACCTGATCCCGATGTTTATCTATGGCGCCGGCGGCGGGATCTTAACGATGTTGATCCGAAATATTGGTATTTTTCATGATGGGGTTGTTTTTGCAATCCTGATCATGAATATCTTAAACCCTCTCCTGGACAAAATCCGGCCAAAAGCGATTGGAAAGGTTGTATAA
- a CDS encoding RnfABCDGE type electron transport complex subunit G: MREMIKMIVVLTVLSVFSGGLLAAVRNGTMDKIENQQLQFVKGPAISAILEGASNNPISDRFKLKDAESERSFFVGVFNGEANAVAFESFGKGFGGELGVMIGVNTKDDKIVGVGITTHSETPGVGSRAKSDPSFAAQFKGVPLAEEFKVKSDGGQVDAVSGATVTSRAVSAALTDAGKVYQRMKPQLSEKLKSFTK; the protein is encoded by the coding sequence ATGCGTGAAATGATAAAAATGATTGTTGTACTAACGGTCTTAAGCGTTTTTTCCGGCGGGCTGCTGGCTGCCGTCCGAAATGGAACAATGGATAAAATCGAAAATCAGCAGCTCCAATTCGTCAAGGGCCCCGCTATCAGTGCGATTTTAGAGGGCGCCTCCAACAATCCCATCTCCGACAGGTTCAAGTTAAAAGATGCCGAATCAGAACGAAGTTTTTTTGTCGGCGTTTTTAACGGCGAAGCCAATGCCGTCGCCTTTGAGAGCTTCGGCAAGGGGTTCGGCGGAGAACTGGGTGTCATGATCGGCGTCAATACCAAGGACGATAAAATTGTCGGCGTCGGTATCACCACCCACAGTGAAACTCCCGGGGTCGGCTCCCGGGCAAAATCAGACCCTTCTTTCGCGGCCCAATTCAAAGGGGTCCCTTTGGCCGAGGAATTCAAAGTCAAATCCGACGGCGGTCAGGTGGATGCGGTCAGCGGTGCGACGGTGACATCGCGTGCCGTTTCTGCTGCCCTGACGGACGCCGGCAAGGTATATCAGCGAATGAAACCTCAACTTTCTGAAAAATTAAAAAGTTTTACAAAATAG
- a CDS encoding 4Fe-4S dicluster domain-containing protein, whose protein sequence is MLKKLFGGLATPRIDYIPLEGRLPVPVNILLPPKVTLVLDIAMDAKDAILPKIGDTVKTGQKLTLVEDGRVYAISPATGTISAVTPFRGEMGQVGTAVLIDTAKKEDPDDQFAAAAQEPALASAAAFLAGLPGNPPFKVFGDPEKSIHTIVINGADGDLLVATQQFVVQSRIDAIAKGIAVLKRITGIENVTLAVPVNVMGGYGSIGAEVKFVDTAYPSALPHMILKDVLGKVIPAGKGAEDLGVCIFNAEAVASIGRAYEDGKIPFQKLLTVIKKDGSKGLVSARIGTPVKDILKAVGETVADRDRVILGGPMTGVSIYTLDYPVRPDTDALMIQDKDSIPFVSDYPCINCGECLRVCPAKIPINMLVRFLEAGQYQEAVDLYDLYACFECGLCSYVCVSRIPIFQYIRLAKYELNRIETAEVTNV, encoded by the coding sequence ATGCTAAAAAAATTATTTGGCGGTTTGGCAACGCCCCGGATTGATTACATTCCCCTGGAAGGCAGGCTTCCCGTACCGGTCAACATTTTGCTGCCGCCTAAAGTGACCCTGGTCCTGGATATTGCCATGGATGCTAAAGATGCGATTTTACCCAAAATCGGCGACACGGTCAAAACCGGCCAGAAATTGACACTTGTCGAAGACGGTCGCGTGTACGCCATTTCTCCGGCAACCGGAACCATCTCTGCCGTCACACCTTTCCGGGGTGAAATGGGCCAGGTCGGCACAGCCGTTTTGATAGATACCGCCAAAAAAGAAGATCCCGACGATCAGTTTGCCGCTGCCGCCCAGGAACCCGCGCTGGCTTCCGCTGCCGCTTTTCTGGCCGGTCTTCCCGGCAACCCGCCCTTTAAAGTGTTCGGCGATCCGGAAAAATCGATCCATACCATCGTCATCAACGGCGCCGACGGGGACCTGCTGGTTGCCACCCAACAGTTTGTCGTTCAATCCCGGATAGACGCCATCGCCAAAGGTATCGCCGTATTGAAAAGAATCACCGGCATTGAAAACGTAACCCTGGCTGTTCCGGTAAACGTCATGGGCGGGTATGGTTCCATTGGCGCGGAGGTAAAATTCGTTGACACGGCCTATCCTTCGGCCCTGCCGCATATGATCCTGAAAGACGTCCTGGGCAAGGTGATCCCGGCCGGCAAAGGGGCGGAGGACTTAGGCGTCTGCATCTTTAATGCCGAAGCCGTCGCGTCCATCGGGCGCGCCTATGAAGACGGCAAAATCCCCTTTCAAAAGCTCTTGACGGTCATTAAAAAAGACGGCAGCAAAGGTCTGGTCTCCGCCCGGATCGGCACACCGGTTAAAGATATATTAAAGGCGGTCGGCGAGACCGTCGCCGACAGGGACCGGGTCATTCTGGGCGGCCCGATGACGGGCGTTTCGATTTATACCCTTGATTATCCGGTCCGGCCGGATACCGATGCCCTCATGATCCAGGATAAAGACAGCATCCCCTTTGTGTCCGATTATCCCTGCATCAACTGCGGGGAATGCCTGCGTGTCTGCCCGGCCAAAATTCCCATCAACATGCTGGTTCGCTTTCTGGAGGCCGGACAGTACCAGGAAGCCGTCGATCTGTATGACCTTTATGCCTGCTTTGAATGCGGGTTGTGCAGTTATGTCTGTGTTTCCCGAATCCCGATTTTTCAATATATCCGGCTGGCAAAATATGAGCTCAATCGAATCGAAACAGCGGAGGTAACGAATGTTTAA